A window from Chelmon rostratus isolate fCheRos1 chromosome 13, fCheRos1.pri, whole genome shotgun sequence encodes these proteins:
- the twist2 gene encoding twist-related protein 2: MEEGSSSPVSPVDSLVTSEEELDRQQKRFARKRRHSKKSSEDSSGSSPGPVKRGKKPSPSSTQSYEELQNQRVLANVRERQRTQSLNEAFASLRKIIPTLPSDKLSKIQTLKLASRYIDFLCQVLQSDEMDNKMSSCSYVAHERLSYAFSVWRMEGAWSMSASH; encoded by the coding sequence ATGGAAGAGGGCTCCAGTTCTCCGGTCTCCCCTGTGGATAGTCTGGTGACCAGCGAGGAGGagctggacagacagcagaaacgCTTcgcgaggaagaggaggcacaGCAAGAAGTCCAGCGAggacagcagcggcagcagcccGGGTCCGGTGAAACGTGGGAAAAAGCCGAGTCCGAGCAGCACTCAGTCGTACGAGGAGCTGCAGAACCAGCGGGTCCTGGCCAACGTCCGGGAGAGGCAACGGACTCAGTCTCTGAACGAGGCCTTTGCGTCTTTGCGCAAAATTATCCCCACGCTGCCGTCGGACAAACTCAGCAAGATACAGACGCTGAAGCTCGCCTCCAGATACATTGATTTTCTCTGTCAGGTGCTGCAGAGCGACGAGATGGACAACAAGATGTCCAGCTGCAGCTACGTTGCGCACGAAAGACTCAGTTACGCGTTCTCCGTGTGGAGGATGGAGGGTGCGTGGTCTATGTCAGCATCTCACTAG